A DNA window from Helianthus annuus cultivar XRQ/B chromosome 15, HanXRQr2.0-SUNRISE, whole genome shotgun sequence contains the following coding sequences:
- the LOC110913370 gene encoding uncharacterized protein LOC110913370 — protein MAEGTRLKNLDESLKSVQESQIQLQKQLNTSQSQMQSEVDAIASSLEDTKKLLHKVLAQFSSGPSFTKPPDSGSPTSMFGDGPSVLGRHKPAHITLPSFSGSNPERWVSQATRYFDFYAIPVADRLTIASFHLDDAAADWYDWKYRISPFRGWTEFSDGLIQRFKTKNLESPEGLLAKLTQSSTVADYRHQFEEISNREMVLPPPFLIQCFISGLLGDIKQSVLIHRPTTLEDAMTLAQAHENRIQLERGLGRVTLGSSKPILNAPKPLNSIPPSSSSVSLTPNPKSTPPSVGFRRLTPTELALKRSQGLCFRCDEKYTWDHKCKSPPQLLFFDDDPPDSRPHDSPSHTVSDAEIADQIQVDEVKTHSTISYNALAGGCSASTLRFTGTVKGKPVQVLLDGGSTHCFVQTRMANFLNLTIEQITPFSVLVGSGEKLPCSGIARQVKLTIQDHSILIDFYVLPLQGWDMVLGVSWLSTLGPIITDYASASFEFQYNGKQVVWKGDSPLQAQPIQFNGLRRLAHTDSIDSFFHVSLAVPPVSFTPDYPPDIVQIISEFASVFQPPSKLPPARSQDHAISLILNSSPVSVRPYRYPHFQKNEIERLVAEML, from the coding sequence ATGGCTGAGGGCACTCGTTTGAAAAACCTAGATGAGAGTTTGAAATCGGTCCAGGAATCTCAGATCCAATTGCAGAAACAATTGAATACATCGCAATCTCAAATGCAATCTGAGGTGGATGCAATTGCCTCTTCATTAGAGGATACGAAGAAGTTGCTTCACAAGGTCTTAGCCCAATTTTCCTCTGGTCCTTCCTTCACCAAGCCTCCTGATTCAGGTTCCCCCACTTCTATGTTTGGTGATGGACCGTCGGTCCTCGGGAGACACAAACCGGCTCATATCACTCTTCCAAGTTTCTCGGGTTCCAATCCGGAACGATGGGTCTCGCAGGCAACCCGTTATTTCGATTTCTACGCGATTCCGGTTGCGGATCGTCTTACGATTGCCTCCTTCCACTTAGACGACGCCGCGGCCGACTGGTATGACTGGAAATATCGTATATCACCGTTTCGTGGCTGGACGGAATTTTCCGATGGGTTGATTCAGCGATTTAAGACGAAGAATCTGGAATCACCTGAAGGTTTATTGGCTAAATTGACTCAATCTTCTACTGTTGCTGATTATCGTCACCAATTTGAAGAAATTTCTAATCGAGAAATGGTATTACCTCCTCCTTTTTTGATTCAGTGTTTTATCTCGGGTCTTCTTGGTGACATTAAACAGTCAGTTTTGATTCACCGGCCGACTACTCTGGAGGATGCCATGACCTTGGCCCAAGCCCATGAGAATCGGATCCAATTGGAACGTGGACTGGGCCGGGTGACTCTGGGCTCTTCTAAGCCCATTTTAAACGCTCCTAAACCCCTAAATTCCATTCCGCCTTCATCCTCCTCTGTTTCCCTCACACCAAACCCTAAATCCACCCCACCTTCCGTTGGTTTTCGCCGTCTCACCCCCACTGAATTAGCCCTTAAACGATCTCAAGGGCTCTGTTTTCGCTGTGATGAAAAATACACCTGGGATCATAAATGCAAATCCCCTCCTCAACTTTTGTTCTTTGATGATGACCCTCCTGATTCCCGACCCCATGATAGTCCCTCTCATACCGTGTCTGATGCAGAAATTGCTGATCAGATTCAAGTCGACGAAGTGAAAACTCATTCTACTATTTCTTACAACGCCTTGGCCGGTGGTTGCTCCGCATCCACTCTCCGTTTTACTGGCACGGTCAAGGGAAAACCAGTGCAAGTTTTATTAGACGGCGGAAGTACCCACTGTTTCGTTCAAACTCGTATGGCCAATTTCCTCAATCTCACCATTGAACAGATAACCCCTTTCTCTGTTTTAGTCGGCAGTGGAGAAAAATTACCGTGTTCCGGCATTGCTCGACAGGTGAAATTAACCATCCAGGATCACTCGATCTTAATTGATTTTTATGTGTTGCCATTACAAGGCTGGGATATGGTGTTGGGTGTCTCTTGGTTATCCACCTTGGGCCCGATAATCACGGATTATGCTTCCGCTTCTTTTGAATTTCAGTACAATGGTAAACAGGTTGTATGGAAAGGTGATTCTCCATTACAAGCCCAACCCATTCAGTTTAATGGGCTCCGACGCTTAGCCCACACTGATAGTATTGACTCGTTCTTTCATGTATCATTAGCTGTCCCACCAGTCTCCTTTACACCAGATTACCCACCGGACATCGTTCAGATTATTTCAGAATTCGCTTCTGTCTTTCAGCCACCTTCCAAATTACCTCCTGCTCGTTCCCAGGATCATGCTATTTCCCTTATCCTGAACAGTTCTCCGGTTTCGGTTAGGCCATACCGTTATCCCCATTTTCAAAAAAATGAAATTGAACGGTTGGTAGCTGAGATGTTATAG
- the LOC110910937 gene encoding protein OBERON 3-like, with the protein MLKDIENYSADCGQNSESKLTQLTSDQNQWNSDHKLGFSDKNDGVCRNLESKPSKLGLSQELTLSYLCDNSKLGQNQSDFDKSKGKLVVSEDNTNNNNNNDQDENRFVERDFLQLSENSNKREVEDDDSYGMVREKKPKLETLDLSLALPDTSMSLAASNRVQDGDPSVSLRPTRSLQSLGRSNSNNTQTTFSNDFTTGSMSYSYSHQFSHNPSCSMTRNSTENYEYSMGSHRRDCDQIWNGGEGTNGSVHSRFRPVGDGGVALVQANRTSSDNNMSCFPSELPARMKMDMQSGDSRGKGSENTKGVESLDFGRSRKLSRPERILREIVSESVQTMAQITQELPDETFESTKEYLKKLITLPEKRDELVGLQLRLLRRSDLTSETLSKANRNQLVLLVSIRMGLDSFLSVRNPIPTNELIEIFLLERCKNVNCKRLLPVEDCDCKICSTKKGFCSECMCPVCLNFDCASNTCSWVGCDVCSHWCHAACGIQKNLIKPGPSLKGPTGTTEMQFNCPCCDHASEMFGFIKDVFRSCAEQWGLETLIKELNCVRKIFRGSGDFKGQKLHLMAGELISKLENKVMSPSDVCVTILQFFNSIDAGLIPDFPISNPSLKDPIPPSKPHQTSLYNTGSSSGRADDNSLKALNTNKMVIEDEWSVKPSKKDAFDSVESLVRIKEAEARMFQNKADEARREAEGYTRMIRTKIEKLDEEYTVKIAKVNLHESEEERKKKAEEVKVSENDHCEYYKMKMRMQAEIAGLLERMEKTKQQWVV; encoded by the exons ATGTTAAAAGATATCGAAAATTACTCTGCCGATTGTGGTCAAAACTCTGAATCCAAGCTCACGCAGCTCACATCTGACCAAAATCAATGGAATTCAGATCATAAATTAGGGTTTTCTGATAAGAATGATGGTGTTTGTAGAAATTTGGAGTCAAAGCCCTCGAAATTAGGGCTTTCTCAGGAGTTGACTTTGAGTTATCTGTGTGATAATTCGAAATTAGGTCAGAATCAATCTGATTTTGATAAGTCGAAAGGAAAATTAGTTGTTTCTGAggataatactaataataataataataacgatCAGGATGAGAATAGGTTCGTGGAGAGGGATTTTTTGCAGTTGTCGGAGAATTCGAATAAACGAGAGGTGGAAGATGATGATAGTTATGGGATGGTTAGAGAAAAGAAGCCGAAATTGGAAACCCTAGATTTGTCTTTAGCTTTGCCTGATACTTCGATGTCGTTGGCTGCGTCGAATAGGGTTCAGGATGGGGATCCGTCAGTGAGTTTGAGGCCGACGAGGAGTTTACAGTCGTTGGGGAGGTCGAATAGTAATAATACGCAAACTACGTTCTCTAATGATTTTACGACGGGGTCTATGTCGTATTCGTATTCGCATCAGTTTTCGCATAACCCTAGTTGTTCGATGACTCGAAACTCGACTGAGAATTATGAGTACTCGATGGGGAGTCATAGGAGAGATTGTGACCAGATTTGGAATGGTGGGGAGGGGACTAATGGGTCGGTTCATAGTCGGTTTAGGCCGGTTGGTGATGGAGGTGTTGCGTTGGTGCAAGCGAATCGTACTAGTTCTGATAATAATATGTCGTGTTTTCCATCGGAACTGCCAGCAAGGATGAAAATGGATATGCAATCTGGTGATTCAAGGGGGAAAGGTTCTGAGAATACAAAAGGGGTAGAAAGTTTGGATTTCGGGAGGTCTCGTAAGCTTTCTAGACCCGAGAGAATTCTTAGAGAAATTGTATCGGAGTCTGTTCAAACAATGGCTCAGATAACTCAAGAGCTTCCCGATGAAACATTTGAATCCACAAAGGAGTATTTGAAGAAACTGATCACGCTTCCTGAAAAGAGAGACGAGTTGGTTGGATTACAGCTTCGGCTTTTGAGAAGATCCGATCTTACTAGTGAAACGCTTTCAAAAGCAAATAGAAACCAACTTGTACTCTTGGTTTCCATTAGAATGGGTCTCGACAGCTTCTTGTCGGTCCGAAATCCCATTCCAACAAATGAACTAATCGAGATTTTTTTACTGGAAAGGTGTAAGAACGTGAATTGCAAAAGATTATTACCTGTTGAAGACTGTGACTGCAAGATTTGCTCTACAAAGAAAGGCTTTTGTAGTGAATGTATGTGTCCCGTTTGTCTAAACTTTGACTGTGCGAGCAACACCTGCAGTTGGGTCGGGTGTGATGTATGCTCTCATTGGTGTCACGCAGCCTGTGGCATTCAGAAGAATCTAATAAAGCCCGGTCCAAGCTTGAAGGGGCCTACGGGCACGACGGAGATGCAGTTTAATTGTCCTTGTTGTGATCATGCTTCTGAAATGTTTGGGTTCATTAAGGATGTTTTCAGGTCGTGTGCAGAACAATGGGGTTTGGAAACATTAATCAAAGAGCTTAATTGTGTTAGGAAAATCTTTAGGGGGAGTGGAGACTTTAAGGGGCAAAAGCTTCATTTGATGGCTGGCGAGTTGATATCGAAACTTGAGAACAAAGTAATGTCGCCTTCTGACGTATGTGTCACCATCCTACAGTTCTTCAATT CCATAGATGCAGGTTTGATACCCGACTTTCCCATTTCAAACCCGTCATTAAAAGATCCAATTCCACCATCAAAACCCCATCAAACCTCGTTATACAACACGGGTTCATCAAGTGGCAGAGCAGACGACAACAGTCTCAAAGCTCTAAACACCAATAAGATGGTAATCGAGGACGAATGGTCCGTAAAACCATCCAAAAAAGACGCATTCGACAGTGTGGAGAGCCTCGTGAGAATCAAAGAAGCGGAGGCTAGAATGTTCCAGAACAAAGCTGACGAAGCAAGAAGAGAAGCAGAGGGGTATACGAGGATGATTAGAACGAAGATCGAGAAACTGGATGAAGAGTATACAGTAAAGATAGCGAAAGTGAATCTGCATGAAAGTGaagaagagagaaagaagaagGCGGAAGAGGTTAAGGTTTCGGAAAATGATCATTGCGAGTACTACAAGATGAAGATGAGAATGCAAGCTGAGATTGCTGGATTGTTGGAGAGGATGGAGAAAACTAAACAGCAATGGGTGGTGTGA
- the LOC110910934 gene encoding purple acid phosphatase 3 isoform X2 → MATKFHIVIHLLVYVMTVVVMVAAELQRFQHPVKADGSLRFLAIGDWGRRGLYNQSNVAYQMGNVGNKMDVDFIVSTGDNFYDSGLVDEHDPTFYDSFTNVYTAPSLQKQWYSVLGNHDYRGNALAQLSPTLRQRDDKWFCMRSFILHAGNVELFFVDTTPFQDKYFTETDHQYDWRGVLPREEYMSRLLKDVDLALKESSSKWKIVVGHHTIFSAGHHGNTQELVDKLLPILLIR, encoded by the exons ATGGCAACAAAGTTTCACATCGTCATTCATCTGCTAGTATATGTTATGACAGTGGTGGTTATGGTGGCGGCAGAGCTTCAACGCTTTCAACATCCGGTGAAAGCCGACGGATCTCTAAGGTTTTTGGCCATCGGTGATTGGGGTAGGAGAGGACTCTACAACCAGTCCAATGTCGCTTATCAG ATGGGTAACGTAGGGAACAAAATGGATGTCGACTTCATTGTTTCCACCGGTGACAACTTCTACGACAGTGGTTTAGTTGACGAACACGATCCCACATTTTACGACTCGTTTACAAATGTCTATACTGCCCCAAGCTTACAGAAACAATGGTACTCAG TGTTGGGGAACCATGACTATAGGGGTAATGCCTTGGCACAGTTGAGTCCAACcctcagacaaagagatgataaATGGTTTTGCATGAGATCTTTTATTCTGCATGCTG GAAATGTTGAATTATTCTTTGTGGATACAACACCTTTCCAAGACAAATATTTTACAGAGACAGACCATCAATACGACTGGAGAGGTGTGCTTCCTCGAGAAGAATATATGTCTCGTCTTTTAAAG GATGTGGATTTAGCGTTAAAAGAATCAAGCTCGAAATGGAAAATAGTGGTTGGACATCATACAATATTCAGTGCTGGTCACCATGGCAATACTCAAGAGCTTGTGGACAAACTTTTGCCCATTCTTCTG ATACGTTAG
- the LOC110910934 gene encoding purple acid phosphatase 3 isoform X1 translates to MATKFHIVIHLLVYVMTVVVMVAAELQRFQHPVKADGSLRFLAIGDWGRRGLYNQSNVAYQMGNVGNKMDVDFIVSTGDNFYDSGLVDEHDPTFYDSFTNVYTAPSLQKQWYSVLGNHDYRGNALAQLSPTLRQRDDKWFCMRSFILHAGNVELFFVDTTPFQDKYFTETDHQYDWRGVLPREEYMSRLLKDVDLALKESSSKWKIVVGHHTIFSAGHHGNTQELVDKLLPILLENEVNLYINGHDHCLQHISHSNSQLQFLTSGGGSKAWKGDINPWNLDEMKFYYDGQGFIAAEITENDIYVSFYDIFGNILHKWRSGSGDMTYI, encoded by the exons ATGGCAACAAAGTTTCACATCGTCATTCATCTGCTAGTATATGTTATGACAGTGGTGGTTATGGTGGCGGCAGAGCTTCAACGCTTTCAACATCCGGTGAAAGCCGACGGATCTCTAAGGTTTTTGGCCATCGGTGATTGGGGTAGGAGAGGACTCTACAACCAGTCCAATGTCGCTTATCAG ATGGGTAACGTAGGGAACAAAATGGATGTCGACTTCATTGTTTCCACCGGTGACAACTTCTACGACAGTGGTTTAGTTGACGAACACGATCCCACATTTTACGACTCGTTTACAAATGTCTATACTGCCCCAAGCTTACAGAAACAATGGTACTCAG TGTTGGGGAACCATGACTATAGGGGTAATGCCTTGGCACAGTTGAGTCCAACcctcagacaaagagatgataaATGGTTTTGCATGAGATCTTTTATTCTGCATGCTG GAAATGTTGAATTATTCTTTGTGGATACAACACCTTTCCAAGACAAATATTTTACAGAGACAGACCATCAATACGACTGGAGAGGTGTGCTTCCTCGAGAAGAATATATGTCTCGTCTTTTAAAG GATGTGGATTTAGCGTTAAAAGAATCAAGCTCGAAATGGAAAATAGTGGTTGGACATCATACAATATTCAGTGCTGGTCACCATGGCAATACTCAAGAGCTTGTGGACAAACTTTTGCCCATTCTTCTG gaAAATGAGGTGAATCTATACATAAATGGGCATGACCATTGCTTGCAGCATATTAGTCATTCAAACAG TCAGCTTCAGTTTCTAACAAGCGGAGGCGGATCAAAGGCATGGAAGGGAGATATCAATCCATGGAACCTTGACGAAATGAAGTTCTATTACGACGGACAGGGTTTTATAGCGGCGGAAATAACTGAAAATGATATCTATGTGTCCTTTTATGATATTTTTGGCAACATACTACACAAGTGGCGGAGTGGCTCTGGAGACATGACATATATATAG